One Vespula pensylvanica isolate Volc-1 chromosome 14, ASM1446617v1, whole genome shotgun sequence genomic window carries:
- the LOC122634202 gene encoding uncharacterized protein LOC122634202 — MTWKERAGPTGSGQRRPSRSPRSQRSRSADVDCLKKYTERRIEGRRHTDVADTSKLDTSRWIPLAKNVSRGQTSLKKTAQVSKDEDKRRYESSSNTVRSDSIKWQQTSSSKISEEVDERKRNLPNERKVEEVEEEEKAKFYGRQAAARSRSTDVTIFKKEKYTEERRHTDCGDIRISSRWIPQINSARFRSDTSTFAKFTNSYEITKNAATRWITFAKNPSPFPTPRMNPDKKAQVEESSRKNEESCTKENKTEATKWTPLRKFASPVPSKRNTENDTTPDLSEITPQNRLKNNDASDALDKANRLSQRMRDLYDFKTENEWPKRLKNRPYEETWISKSSSEEERHPPSGRRNSQDMEFNDRSLRIRDTRSQMHRTDESKIFHSDTDERSKKFTERHSNSEDLGLRGTAEKLRAQNRRTQSDDYDEKCRKRNSYRSDSREEGSQPRGEQRVHIENKRNSDASGRSQESRGSYAEVEFPSKRNSRTSNVSYASVLNPTGKRGSLECRSTQRILEMPPRRAFSQGEGRPATPVPPVEMNADRVVAVRLISECQKRDSTRYKVYLT, encoded by the exons ATGACTTGGAAA GAAAGGGCCGGCCCAACGGGCAGCGGTCAACGAAGACCATCTCGATCACCGCGCAGTCAGAGAAGTCGGAGTGCCGATGTTGAttgcttaaaaaaatataccgaaagaagaatcgaaggaagaagacaTACTGACGTTGCCGATACTAGTAAGTTAGATACGTCAAGATGGATACCATTGGCAAAGAATGTCTCTCGGGGTCAAACGAGTTTGAAAAAAACGGCACAAGTTTCGAAGGACGAAGATAAACGACGATATGAGAGTAGCTCCAATACGGTGAGAAGCGATTCGATAAAGTGGCAACAAACTTCTTCGAGTAAGATCTCAGAGGAAGTGGATGAACGTAAAAGGAATCTGCCAAATGAAaggaaagtagaagaagtagaagaagaagaaaaagctaaGTTTTATGGTAGACAAGCAGCTGCTCGTAGTCGAAGTACTGACGTTACTatattcaagaaagaaaaatataccgAAGAACGAAGACATACTGACTGCGGTGATATCAGAATTTCATCCAG ATGGATACCACAAATAAATAGCGCCAGATTTCGCAGTGACACGTCGACATTCGCGAAATTCacaaattcttacgaaatTACGAAAAATGCTGCAACTAGGTGGATAACGTTCGCGAAAAATCCATCGCCGTTTCCAACGCCTCGAATGAATCCCGATAAAAAAGCACAGGTGGAAGAGAGTTcacgaaaaaacgaagaatcttgtacaaaagaaaacaaaactgaAGCAACAAAATGGACACCTTTGCGAAAATTTGCATCGCCTGTACCGTCCAAACGAAATACTGAAAACGATACGACACCAG ATTTGTCGGAGATTACTCCGCAAAATCGCTTGAAAAACAACGACGCGTCCGATGCACTTGACAAAGCTAACAGATTGAGCCAACGAATGCGAGATCTTTACGATTTCAAAACGGAAAACGAATGGCCAAAGAGATTAAAGAATCGACCGTACGAAGAAACGTGGATAAGTAAAAGTAGTAGCGAGGAGGAGAGACATCCTCCCAGTGGTCGTAGAAATAGTCAGGATATGGAATTTAACGACAGATCGTTACGAATCAGG GATACGAGATCGCAAATGCATCGAACGGACGAATCGAAGATCTTCCATAGCGACACGGATgaaagatcaaagaaattCACGGAAAGGCATAGCAATTCGGAGGATCTTGGATTACGCGGTACTGCCGAAAAGTTACGAGCTCAAAACCGACGCACGCAGTCGGACGATTACGACGAAAAATGTAGGAAAAGGAACAGCTATCGATCGGATAGCAGAGAAGAGGGTTCCCAACCGAGAGGAGAACAACGCGTACAcattgaaaacaaaaggaacTCCGACGCTAGTGGAAGATCTCAGGAATCACGTGGTAGTTATGCCGAAGTTGAGTTTCCTAGTAAAAGAAATTCACGAACGAGCAACGTTAGTTATGCCAGTGTCCTTAATCCAACTGGCAAGAGAGGTAGTTTAGAATGCAGATCGACTCAGCGTATTCTCGAAATGCCACCACGAAGAGCATTCAGTCAAGGGGAGGGAAGACCGGCCACTCCGGTACCACCGGTCGAA
- the LOC122634318 gene encoding uncharacterized protein LOC122634318 has protein sequence MSLFACCTRPSHRRVEETRQQALTKEAPEISWENTLGAPNGVPFDDDTKDLLKNCLDVSIPSQTTITDIIKRSSTFPINFPINTVRCSALRDRGVGADVLELNANSAYPLIHEAMLPLIARWLKHKRQYGSAIERALYKEMGLIEFIQRLLEKRAVNFFGSDDRYKLIDGKTGVDGWESVGTDYEKEPLVLTKCLSYDEIKLSSMIVVSSHTEFINDGSRENRGVVTSDPDSVQPRGVIMGVVGARFEKPRVMEYQDILITPLQNNMDNGYGPNVEGTTQEKRGLRIIWANFYGEIYHPLYEETVKRIKSKDNKRYLSLTSQTVFDIENYMKRTLLSVEIILLEANTRAEKQNTTAFLHVVGFGLGTWKIIQDQEIYFLKTFEIAIRKMNKKLKYVSDVMFAYFRQQKCGNTGNGDYLGDIKIHFALREPHSKLLRSTDASKLLIVTYAWDGNALPGNEFWSGYLASSGDPAAACSSQIAELHNSWINPRTCGASLHIASAEHGILHISDYARLHLT, from the exons AGTCACCGACGAGTCGAGGAAACTCGTCAGCAAGCTTTGACGAAAGAAGCACCAGAAATCTCATGGGAAAACACATTGGGAGCACCCAATGGTGTGCCTTTCGATGACGACACGAAGGATCTCCTTAAGAATTGCCTCGACGTTTCGATTCCATCTCAAACCACCATAACGGATATCATCAAACGTAGCTCGACCTTCCCTATCAATTTCCCTATAAACACCGTCAGATGTTCAGCATTAAGAGACAGAGGTGTCGGTGCTGATGTATTGGAG ttAAACGCTAATTCGGCGTATCCATTGATCCATGAGGCCATGCTACCGCTAATAGCGCGATGGTTAAAGCACAAACGTCAATATGGTAGTGCGATCGAGAGAGCTCTTTACAAAGAAATGGGTCTTATAGAGTTTATTCAACGGCTTCTCGAAAAAAGAGCTGTCAATTTCTTTGGCTCGGACGATCGATACAAGCTCATCGATGGAAAGACCGGTGTTGACGGTTGGGAGAGCGTAGGAACGGATTATGAAAAAGAGCCGCTG GTCCTGACAAAGTGCCTGTCCTACGACGAAATCAAATTGTCGTCAATGATCGTAGTTTCATCTCACACGGAATTCATCAACGACGGTTCTCGAGAAAATAGGGGAGTAGTAACAAGTGATCCAGACTCCGTCCAGCCCCGAGGCGTTATTATGGGCGTCGTGGGAGCAAG ATTCGAGAAACCACGAGTTATGGAATATCAAGATATACTTATAACTcctttacaaaataatatggaTAATGG ATACGGTCCAAACGTCGAAGGTACGACACAAGAAAAGCGTGGGCTTAGAATTATATGGGCGAATTTTTACGGAGAAATTTATCATCCGCTTTACGAGGAAACGGTGAAGCGTATTAAATCTAAAGACAATAAAAGATATCTATCGCTTACGAGCCAGACAGTTTTCGACATTGAAAATTACATGAAAAGAACTCTTCTATCGGTTGAAATAATACTTCTAGAAGCGAATACTAGAGCCGAAAAACAAAATACCACTGCTTTTCTTCACGTTGTTGGATTCGGTCTTG gAACATGGAAGATAATACAAgatcaagaaatatatttcttaaagacCTTTGAGATAGCAATTAGAAAGATGAACAAGAAATTGAAATACGTATCAGACGTGATGTTCGCTTACTTTAGACAACAGAAATGTGGGAACACAGGAAACGGCGATTATCTTGGAG ATATCAAGATCCATTTTGCTCTGAGAGAACCTCATAGTAAATTATTGAGATCGACGGATGCAAGCAAGTTACTGATCGTAACTTATGCTTGGGACGGAAACGCTCTACCAG GGAACGAATTTTGGAGCGGTTATCTCGCATCGAGTGGAGATCCAGCAGCAGCATGCAGCAGTCAAATAGCAGAATTGCATAATTCTTGGATCAATCCAAGAACTTGCGGTGCTAGTTTACACATCGCATCTGCCGAGCATGGAATTTTGCACATATCCGACTACGCGAGACTTCATCTTACTTAG